The Arachis duranensis cultivar V14167 chromosome 9, aradu.V14167.gnm2.J7QH, whole genome shotgun sequence genomic sequence TTGGTTGCATGTGGAGTTCTTGGGTATGTTGAACTTGGAGAAGGTAAGAAACATCAAACATACAACAATATTTCTTCATCCATTAAAGATATTTAGGATATGATTACATGTGTGATTCTTCAATACGAACTTTGAATGATTAATTGCATAAATCTATCTTTAATTGATTGTGTGAACAGGAACTACTTGCTTCAATGGATATGGAAGAAGCAACAGAGTGTGTGGTAGGGAAGCCTGTTTGTGGGTGCATTGTGCCATTGTCAGCACAGACCTCTCTGTTTAGAACTAGGTGATTGTGAAGAAgggtgaaaatattttttaggattGATTGATATTCATATTGAAAAGCCAAGAATGAGGGGTCCAAAGATAGCATCCAAAATTATTAAGCTTTTGAACCTGTCCAAGGAAGATGATTTAAGGAAATATGTCAAACACCTTTAAGCACAGGCACAGGGAAGTGCAGCAAAACCATGTCATTCTTCCACAACAAtttcatctcttcttcaatGAAGTTCAATGAAACCATGTCGTTTCTGTTAGATGCTGTGAGTTCTGTCAAGAGTTGATTTGGGTTCGGTTCCATCACAGCTCTTCCTCCAATTCGAGCTTGCTGGATCTAAACCCTCCTGCCACCAAGGACAGCCTAGTTCAAACTTCTGCAGTTCAGAGCATTGGCAACATGGATAACGAGGAAGACACTTTGTCTGTGGCTAGTTGCAGCACCGCAGTTTCTCTGCAGAGTTCCGAGTTCTGTGCGGACCCTTCTTTTTGAAATGACCACAATGTGCAGGTACAGTGCCTAATATGAAGAGATCTATAATGTGTTGAGTTTTAATAGTATGAATGAGTTTTATGCAAGAAACTCTTACTATACATAAATCATAGAGCTCTACAACCACCTACCTGGAATCTTATCACTAGCCTAATATAACCCTAAATAAGTTTGATTTTGGATTAATTCTCTGATACAGGTTACAATTAGAATCTTCCAAGTAtgtttactatttaaaaatttcGAGCAAGAATTCTTAGTGTGGTTTTGTATGGTCATGCATCAACAATAACAAAGTACAATTAGCCAGTGATCTAGAACTGtcaacaattaacaaaaataaaaaatatatttttgtttttaaattttaaaatcagtAAATTGTATTCTTTACTTGTCTATTAACCGTGATTCATTGTTAAACTATATCTCTATTATGAAGTTGCTGTGCCCTGAAGTTTATTGACACTGGCAATCTGGCATTAGCATTAGCATTTTACACGGCAAGATAACTGTTGAGTTGCAACTACGTTTTATGAAGACTAAACGTAAGCGTTTgtattgttttattattattgttattattattattattattttgggtTCCAAAAGTCGTAGTAATCCAATCTATATTGGCGTATTCTATATGACCATTGAAACaattgaaaatgagatttggtTTGATTCAATTTGTATTGTATTCTATTTATAATGATCGTTTGTTTggaaataattatataaaaatgtgacaagaatcaatttcaaatCAGTTATTATACGTTGTCTTAATGTATTATAAGAATTCAACTAATGTATATTTTCACTAGTAATAGCGTTAcataaactaaaaaatgaaattttattctttataaaAATGGTATGAAACCTACTTTTGTAAGTTCACCGAGTACTATGAGCTCTTTCCAACTTGAAGCACACGATTTTGTCCCAAGAGATACGATACTAGCGAAAGATTTAAGTTTAACTACCATTTTTGGACCATCTACACTACAATAAAATATCGGACGTATACCTCGAATGCAAATTACTGCCACTCatgcattttaaaaaaatataaatgtataCGACTAAATCAATATTTATAGTGATCtttgatatttatgatttttactattttagtatcttaaatttaaaatttactatattgatctttaagattcagctccaAACACTGTATTGATCCTGAATCTGAATCTTCTTTAGTATTGAATCAATTAAcgaaagataaaataatttgtaCATCATATAAAGTTATAAACTCTTTTTTTTCCGTTGTTAAAATGAAATGATGCTGTTTAATTTTGTATCTAACATGACAAGTCAAAtccaattttatatttaattcactgatttaatactaaaaaaatttaaaaattaacataatatccaaaattaaattttaaagactagtataaataattttaaatttaaaaaactaaaatgatAAAAGTCGGGATTTAGTCAAAGACATAATCggtagaatttattttttttggtgacataATAGGTAGAAAATTTGGTATAAACGAATAGTATGTGAGCAAGTGTAAGGTTGCGCCTTCACTGAAGAGTGAAGAGTAGCTATTGCCTTATTGGATGGCTCTTCTGTACTGAAGAATACTGATACTCTCATCACTGCAAAAAGCTTTAGATATTTAATAAGACTCTCTTTCCGAGAAGGACCAACCCATAACGTTTCTTCTAATTAAGTTCTACCTTCTACGTATTCAGATCCATTGCCTAATCTCTCTTATCCACActactttttcagtttttcttaTCTTATTCAACAGTCAACACCACCACAATTAGTAAATCtcgtaataaatttattattaatttcatttcacttacagaagtattttttttattaaatatatattaaaatataaaattagataaacaTAAGGTGGTTGCTGATTTTGGTAATCAGAGCACAAACGCAACTATTACCCTTAATTAATCTGAAATTAGTTTCTGTATTCTCTGAAACAAAACAAACCTTGCTTTTAAGTTAACTAACTCTGCTACTTGCGAAAAACGTGGGACCCCAATGCTGCCCATCATCACTGTGTTTGCAGTTATTCTTTAACAACTTTTTCTGTGCACTATAAATATCCCCTCCAAGAATCTTGCTCTTGCTCCTCTAAAATCTAAatacacatttttatttttatatttttatttttcattttatctttCTTGTTATTTGCTCCAATAGGATGGGTGATAAATGTAGCATTTTCTCTTTGGTCTCACTTCACATTTTTCTTAGCTTTGTTTTGACCCAATCAGCTCCTGAAAGTGCCCTAATTACTCAAATTCCTGGTTTTAATGGCACTTTGCCTTCAAAGCATTATGCAGGGTATATGATTTGTAACTCTAGTAGCTCTTTTtcgattttaatttttctagaaactaattttttttaatattagttaattctCATTTCTGCTGTATTAATTGTAACCTTGAGTTCAATATTGATCCACGGAGACTTAATTTACTATTGAAATTGTGcctgatttttatttattgttgcaATTTTTTGTGACATTGAAGGTATGTGACTGTGGATGAAAACCATGGGAGGAGcttgtattattattttgttgtttcGGAAAGTAAACCGGCTGAGGACCCGGTGGTTCTGTGGCTGAACGGCGGCCCAGGATGCTCTAGCTTTGATGGCTTCATATATGAGCATGGTAACTCAAGACACAGACTGTATAATTTCctgttttcatttctttttttttttttgttttatttcggATTTCAAGCTTAactctttttatattatattacttGAAAGCTAATATCAAATATAAGATATGATATGTTAACAGGGTAAAATTATTTACACTGACAGTGGATCAAAATTATTCACTCTTCTCATATTCAAATGACTTTGATAGCTTCAAACTTTGAAGGAATGGCTTCTTCTGCTTTTATGGTATTTCTTGTGTGTTAAGTTTTGAATCATGATTGTGACAAGTTTATTCTGTGATTGGTTATTAAATTCAGTGGCAATGATCTGTAGTCAATCACTTCCATCTACAAGGCCTTTTGtatatgttaattatattattttaaaagcaGGTTTCATCCTCAGAAATTCCCACATTTTGTCTGAATTCTGGCTGATAAAATTGATGTAAGGTTTACATAGGTCAACTTTGTAACAACCGCATTTCACTGTTTTGTTGAACACATATGCATGTATTTTGTATTCATCCTACATGACGTTTCGGTTCTGAAAATGACAGAATAATCAGCTCAATGTCTTATTACTACGTAGATCTCATCTGAAATAATGGCCTAAATAATTTCATTAACAGCCTTTGGTTGTGAAATCTTGATGGTTATCTGTAAATTGAAtaatttgtgtgtgtgtgtattttCATCTGGAGTATGGACTTTCGAACAGTAGAAATAGTTTTTACACGACCAGAGTCTCAAAAATCTTTTGTTGATGACTATCTGTGCTCAATTTTACCAAATTCAATATTTATTATTCataaattataagttataaattataaatcataGAGCAATTGATTGTCTTTCAGGTCCGTTTAATTTTGAACCTGCAAAGACTGCAGGAGGTCTTCCCACGCTGCACCTCAATCCTTACAGCTGGTCAAAGGTCTGAAACTTTTTAATCTATATCAAAAATTGGAAGAGGATCTTTTGTCTCTATAGACACTGATTTCCTTCCCAGGATATCTTGGTGCATTATTTGCATAATTCATCAGATGAAAAAGACTGAATATTTAGCAGTGAAAAGTCAACAGGAACTTAGTTATGCATTACTGAGACTAGGATTCTTGTAATGGATGAATAGACACTAAACAAGATAGCATCAGGAATAGACACATTAGAGAGAAAGGCGGGATAGCACCAATTGCAGAAGGGATGGTAGAATTTCGTCTTAGATAGTTTAGATATGTGTGGAGAAGGTTTGAAAAGGCCCTGACAGGGTATAGGGAGTGTGGACCAGATGAAGGGTAGTTGTAGTCCAATAGCTACAGGTGGAGGGAGCCTAAAAATAGAACAGGTGAAACTATAAGAAAACATTTAGATGTTAATTAAATGTAAAGATTATTTATGGTAGGGGACTATAACATTGTTTTGATCTATATAACCGATCCCATTTTTGTTGTCACTGTAGTTTGTTGTTGTCCTGATATACCTGTGTAATTCACCAATTATTTATTGTGTATTTGTCTTACTTCCTACTTATGATTACTTTAAATATGATTCTGTTCTGCATTATAGGTTTCCAATATTATATATCTGGATTCTCCTGCTGGTGTGGGATTTTCATACTCCAAGAACCAGACTGATTACGACACTGGAGACATAAAGACTGCCATTGATTCACATGCCTTTCTCCTTAAGGTAGATAAGAAACAACTGGGTAATTTTGACATAAAATATCTGAGTTAATTCGAATATTTCTTCCCAAATTTCTAACTTATCTACCTTTTTATTGACCAACAGTGGTTTGAGCTATATCCTGAGTTCCTTTCCAACACTTTTTTCATTGCTGGAGAGTCATATGCTGGTGTTTATGTTCCTACACTTGCCTATGAAGTAGCAAAAGGTATGATAAGTTATGTCCTCAAATTGTTGAGTTAATGCGTTATTGATCACAATTAATGTGCATTTTCTTGATCCACAGGAATCGATGCTGGTGTGAAGCCTAAGCTGAATTTCAAGGTCTTTTAAAGTATAAGTGATCAATATATCTTTTTGAGGCTGTGGTTGTTAGCTGAAGTAGTTGCATGCAGGGATACATGGTTGGAAATGGTGTTTGTGATGAGCAATTTGATGGCAATGCTCTTGTACCATTTGTGCATGGGATGGGACTTATCTCTGATGATCTCTATCAGGTGAAAATAAAATCCTTTGATGAAGTTCATCCAAGTGAATCATCATCGATTTATTATCTTAATAGaccattaaattatttttataaatgaaaTATGGAATTTTTTAAATCCATATTTTAGGCATTTTCAAACAAATTTCAATTTTCTCTGGACATGATTAACTTGTTGAGAGGATTGAACTTCTAGtactaaatttgaattaatttatttctttttcaattctcaATCTTAGAATGAGGTGACTTTTTCAAGTATGAAATTTCCTTGTAAAGTATGCATTCTTAATTGATATTGGATTTGTTGTCTTTTCAATGGTACTTGCTACAGGAGGTTAATGCTGAGTGCAATGGGAATTTCTATAATCCACTCAATGACAATTGCTCAAGCAAGCTTGCAAAAGTTGATCAGGTAATTTAAATATATCACAGCACTCGCAGTAAATGAGCCTAAGATGAATTCAGGACTTGCTGATGATTCTTTCTATTTCAGATAATTGATGGGGTAAACATATATGACATTCTAGAACCATGCTATCATGCCACAGAGGAAGAGGAGTTTAATAAAGAAACCTATATTAGGCTGCCATCTAGCTTCCGGAAGTTGGGTGAGACCGAGAGACCTCTTCCCGTGAGGAAAAGAATGTTTGGCCGTGCTTGGCCCCTAAGAGCGCCTGTGAGAGCAGGAATTGTACCAACTTGGCCAGAACtgagcaacaacaataatgttCCATGCACTGTATGCTTCTTTATCTGCCTTTAAGGCTTTACTGTCAATTTTCATTGGTTGATTGTTGAATAAGTAACGTCTACTTGTTTAAACCTCTGAACGAATAATGCAAAAAGATATTCTAATaactaaattataaaatgattttaaaaagtCCTGAAATATAGAATGTGCTAAATgctaaaataaaattcactaTTAAAAGTGTCTTCGATGATGTTTGAAATGTTACATAATGTAAATAATGCTTGTTTTTCAAGTTTGATGATCagataaaaactaaaactagaTTGGAGTACATTTTGTTTTAAAAGCAATATGCTAACTCTAGTGACACATAATGGTGCTTAGAAAACCAAAGCTTTGGGTTCAAATCATGGTGTGAAGGGGTTTGATGTTCTAGGTCATTTCTTAATAACATCAAGGCACAGTTACtgcataaaattttgttttgatcttCTCCATTTGTTATAATTCAATTTAGAAGAGATTAACAAAACATTTCCTGGTCAAAGGAAACAGTTCACAGTATTTTCTTTCTTCACACCTCTTGTTTCTATCATATCAACTTTGAGAAAAATAGTGATCATTCATTTAGCTGATTTCATTGTCTTAATACCAAgatctaatattattttaaggaTGATCGGGTCGCAACTGCGTGGTTGAACAATGAAGCGGTCAGAAAAGCAATTCACACTGCAGAGGTGAGGTTTCAATATGATACACTTGTATTTTTTGGTTGTTGACATGGATGAACTAAATTGAGATATTTCTGATGAAATAGGAAAGTTTGGTCAACAGTTGGGTTTTGTGCACTGACGTAATCTTCTTCAACCATGATGCCGGGAGCATGATCAAATACCACGAGAACCTAACTTCTAAAGGATATCGAGCACTTATATACAGGCAAGTTACCAATTCAACAGCATTTCTACATTTATCTCATTAGTATTTATTATCGTTTAGGTGCAGTTCATTGTGTGGTTGGTTAAATGGTGGGAGGGGAATAGGGTTCCCCTGTAAAAAGCATATATATTTACCAAGCTTATGGGAGTAATCATCCCGTGTATGCATCTGTTTTCATggtgaaaatataataatataaagaaAGAATGTAATCCTATTGCAATTTGCAAAATAGAGAAGCTATCTAGCTTCACAAGTAAGGAATTTCTACCCTCCTCAAGGACAAGGAGTTTTCTACAGACACAGCACAAGTGCTGTGAAATTCGCCATTAATTACTAGAAAATGTTAATATATCTCAACTTTTTCCCATCAAACTTGTTGCTTTAGTTGCTGttatattctatgattgaattGGGTCTCTTTAGTTGTTAGTTGAGAAGAGAACTTTTATGTTCTTTGGCAGCGGTGATCATGATATGTGTGTTCCATTTACTGGGAGTGAAGCATGGACAAGATCTCTTGGATACAAAATCGTTGACGAATGGAGGCCTTGGTCAACCAATGGTCAAGTTGCAGGGTACATACATTTCCCTCTAATCTTAGTTAACCTCAAATGTTTGAATCAGTTAGATGGAAGGAACTTGTCTGAAATTTTGTGGCTGCTTCTCAAGTAGTCCTAGATAAACATGttcttcttttaattatctaagattatgatttatgaaagCACAGCTAGGTACACTTTCTGGTATCCCACATTTTCATCATAAATCCTCCGGATTCCAGAAATGTTCTTCCTCATAAATTACCAATCTTGACTAGAGGTTGACTAAATTCATAATTGGTTGCAGGTTTATCCAAGGATATGACAAGAATCTTACCTTTCTAACCATAAAGGTTTGTACATTACTCCCTTCAATTTTCTATTATATAGTCACCAATTTTTGATACATGACTGCATACATGGTTATATCCAGATACTTTTCAAATATAATTTATCCAATTATATATCAAAAAGTAATAATGACAGAGAAAAGAAACAGGAAAGAATCACACTTGTTGTATATTAAATTACTTTTGGATTCCTTTAGATTTTGATACTAATTGATTACATCGGCACAGGGAGCTGGACATACAGTTCCAGAATATAAACCACAAGAGTCCTTGGAATTTTATAAACGTTTTCTAGCTGGGTTGCCAATATGAGAGGGCCTCATGCTACATTGATGACCTTTATTTGTGAAGACAATGTGCCACAAAAAAAGTATATGAACACAAGATGTTATTATCTGTATTCTATTATTTATCTCCCATGTTTATTACTAAATAGCTACACTCCCCAAAATTCATATCATTATTACACATTGTTTAATCCTTCTGAGAGTTTAGTTTTATGAATTGTACTAAAGAATTTGATAGTGATTATCCTTTCATGCTTAGAAGATCGatacttttccttttatatgTTTGAATAAGAgctaaacaaaaactaaataaaaatcatttaaaaaaaactagcacattcttcttgttcaagttAGAAGTGAAAATCAGGACAacatattattttctattcctGTTTTAACTAACAAGAGgaaaattactattttaatctaaaagtaatatttatattatctgAACTTGACAATCTATCTAAAATAGATTTGAGATGAACAAAATCAACAACATTCACATCATCTTTGACTGAGCTTGTGACCTTGACATCCTTGAAGCCATGCAACCAACACTTAGACTTGTGATGACAGTAGGAGCAAGACTTACCCTTTTCCCTTTTCATATCCATTGGCATCAAGTATAAAGACTGTTTTTTCGTTTTCATTGGCATCAAGTATAaaaactgtttttttttttttttttttaaaagaacaaATGAGAGTTGGATTTTAGAAGCACCACAGATAACATTTTGAACTGATGAAAAGCACAAACGAATATCACCAAGATGGCAAGATGTAAATGGGGAGAAATAACGTAGAAATTTTAGAGATAATGTTGTACCTCAATGAATGCTTTACTGCAATGAGAAGGGTTCAAGCTCAATGAAATAGTTTCTGGGTACCAACTATGGAACAAGCGATTCACAAGAAGCGGATACTTATTAGATTTAATTCCCCGAACAGACCGTATGACCAAGTGTTTAATGATTGGCACAGGGAATGTAGCTGGGAATGAATATGGGTCATCTTCCTCTTCCCAATCCTGCATAATCCAAGGCATATCAAAACCATATTAAGAAAATAGGTAAACGAGCAGAATATAAGTAGCTATTCATACTTACATGATAATGATCATCATCAGGACGCATAGAGAGCGAGAGCGATGTCAAGAATTTTTGTGGTTTAAATTGTTTGACAAATTTCCCCAACTGGTAAAGAAATGGAGGAAACATGTGGAGATGAACATTTACTTCCAGTTGACTAGAACATTGTCGAAAAGATATGGAAGGTAAGTCGTCACCAGCAAAATAGTACCGAAATGATGACAGATTTGGAGTGTCAATTTCAAGCAATTCCATGGTAGAACAATTAGACAACACCAAAGCCTTTAGTTGACCACTTTCAATATTAATGATATCAAACATGGAACATTCAATCAATTCCAAACTCTCAAGGAAAGGAAATTTAGAAAACAGATTAAGAAACCACTCGTTTGTAATAACAAATTCAATCTTCATATTCATCAAGGTCAAAGCTCTCAAATTTCTGCAACTATCAAAACTTATCTTAGAGGGCTTATAACTGACAGCACCATAATATATTTTCTCAATATTTGGAGCATCAATACAAACTTTTTCTACGCCTTGAATATCAACTCCCTTGAGGTTTTGCAGACCATGCATGCCTAAGGATTTCATAAAGGAAAATTTTGTTCTTGAAGGGTTGTATATGTAACACCACTTCAAGGTTATCTGCTCAATTCGAGGACAATATGAAATAAGATGGTTGATAGCACCTTTATCATCAAAAAGGACATAGCACAAGGATAATACACACAGTGAGGAAAACTTGACTGAAGGATTCAGGAATTCTTTGTCAAATCTGATTCTCCCCTTCAGCACTAAATTATTAAGTGATCTTGCTTCAATGACACCTGGATGCAAGATATAACATAGGCACGGATCATCCTCTTTTAAAGTAGGCAGGCAAAGCTTTAGGGTCTGGACACTACATTCACTGGCTAACTTAAGCCACTGATCAACATCAGGGTACATACGCTGAAGGTCAACAAAGCTGGTCAAACTAAGTATGAGACTGAATTCTTTGATTACTAAGCCTGGGTCACTGAACCTCAGCAATCTTTGCTTGCCATGATCAAGGAATGCCTTAATTGGTTGATTTTCCTTCCGCTTGGAAAACTTCCTAATAAATCCTCGGTCACAAATAGACAAAATGGGAAAGGTATACAATGTTTCTCTCCATGTCTTAGACAAAACACTAGTCTTGATAGCATCTTTCTTTGGCAGTCTTGAGAGAATGTCATGAAGTATGGTTTCTGGTAAGCCGGATATATGGTCCATTTTTTCATCCATTATTGTGTCCTTCAAAGCAAGTAGAAGAATATCAGAAACAAATAACTCAAACCATGTCAAATTATGGTAGTAAAAAATACCACTTTTCATATTAATCAATAAGGTTCATGAGGTAGAGTTTTTTCCTGATGAAGTTAtcaaagagaacaagaaaaatgtGGGGATATCTTAAATGGTCATCACTGAGTGTTGAGTGTTGACATTTGACTTAAGGACTGCAATGTTCCTTGTAATATAGAGAATCTTTTAGAAACAGAAAatagttaatgaattttttcCCCTTTGTTTTTTGCAACACTAATTAACAAAGCAAAACCCACAAGAATCATCATCGATTACCATGCGCTGAGACGCCACTAATTAGGATGCAAAAAACAAATAAGATGAAGGATGTGTTAAGTATATAATGTTATACATTATTTAATTTGTGCCCATTATATATTAAGTTTGACCACACAGTAAGAACAAAAAGAATCAAAGTTCAATCATTACAATATATAAAACTTCTTTGTTATATTTATGTATTGCTTTTTTGCAATGCTCCCATCACCTAATTTTGTTTAATCCATTAATAGAAGATGTAGAAAGCATCGAAAAGAAATCCTAGTAACACACAACCCACAATTGTTCTGAACATTCTACCCATTTAAGCATGATATTTGAAAATCTGAAACTTTAAGGATTTGAGCTAAAGCAGCAAAGTCGAAAACTTCTAACTCTATGTTCT encodes the following:
- the LOC107464468 gene encoding serine carboxypeptidase-like 20, whose protein sequence is MGDKCSIFSLVSLHIFLSFVLTQSAPESALITQIPGFNGTLPSKHYAGYVTVDENHGRSLYYYFVVSESKPAEDPVVLWLNGGPGCSSFDGFIYEHGPFNFEPAKTAGGLPTLHLNPYSWSKVSNIIYLDSPAGVGFSYSKNQTDYDTGDIKTAIDSHAFLLKWFELYPEFLSNTFFIAGESYAGVYVPTLAYEVAKGIDAGVKPKLNFKGYMVGNGVCDEQFDGNALVPFVHGMGLISDDLYQEVNAECNGNFYNPLNDNCSSKLAKVDQIIDGVNIYDILEPCYHATEEEEFNKETYIRLPSSFRKLGETERPLPVRKRMFGRAWPLRAPVRAGIVPTWPELSNNNNVPCTDDRVATAWLNNEAVRKAIHTAEESLVNSWVLCTDVIFFNHDAGSMIKYHENLTSKGYRALIYSGDHDMCVPFTGSEAWTRSLGYKIVDEWRPWSTNGQVAGFIQGYDKNLTFLTIKGAGHTVPEYKPQESLEFYKRFLAGLPI
- the LOC107464362 gene encoding putative F-box/FBD/LRR-repeat protein At1g66290, with protein sequence MDEKMDHISGLPETILHDILSRLPKKDAIKTSVLSKTWRETLYTFPILSICDRGFIRKFSKRKENQPIKAFLDHGKQRLLRFSDPGLVIKEFSLILSLTSFVDLQRMYPDVDQWLKLASECSVQTLKLCLPTLKEDDPCLCYILHPGVIEARSLNNLVLKGRIRFDKEFLNPSVKFSSLCVLSLCYVLFDDKGAINHLISYCPRIEQITLKWCYIYNPSRTKFSFMKSLGMHGLQNLKGVDIQGVEKVCIDAPNIEKIYYGAVSYKPSKISFDSCRNLRALTLMNMKIEFVITNEWFLNLFSKFPFLESLELIECSMFDIINIESGQLKALVLSNCSTMELLEIDTPNLSSFRYYFAGDDLPSISFRQCSSQLEVNVHLHMFPPFLYQLGKFVKQFKPQKFLTSLSLSMRPDDDHYHDWEEEDDPYSFPATFPVPIIKHLVIRSVRGIKSNKYPLLVNRLFHSWYPETISLSLNPSHCSKAFIEFLYLMPMKTKKQSLYLMPMDMKREKGKSCSYCHHKSKCWLHGFKDVKVTSSVKDDVNVVDFVHLKSILDRLSSSDNINITFRLK